TAACAAACGGAATCACCCGGGGCGCGTGGCCGGGAAGGATTGTGTCGTTAGTCTGTAACAAATGTAGagagttatttattttagtgATTAATTCAATAAAGATCGAACGAAACTCACAGCTGCTGACGCGTTTTACGTCCGTTCCATTAGCGTATCTTACATTTTATTGGTTTTACGTAACAACGCTACGCTTCACCGTCTtcctcgtcttcctcgtcttcctcgtcTTCCTCATCTTCCTCATCTTCGTCCTCATCCATTTCCAGTTCCATTccctcatcatcgtcatcgtcatccatAGCATCGGCGGTCGGCTTTTTGGCCGATGCCTTCCCCGTGGGTTTCTTGGTCTTCTGTCTCACCTCAATGTCCCTTTTGTTGATCTCCTCGAAGCCGTCCTTGGCCGTGTAGCAACAGTTAACAATAACTTTAAACTTGGCCAACGGTTTGCCGAGTAGCTTCAAAATGCGCGCCTGTTCCGGGCTCAACAATTTGTCCTTCTCGCACACCTTATACTCTTTGTACAGCGTCACCACCCCGCGATCCAGCTTGGTCGGCATTCCGAGCGACCGGAGGTGCGGCTCGATGGCATGGGAAAATTCCTCCAACGGGCCGGCCTTCAGTTTGACCGTTTTCGTCGCTCGGAATCCACTGCGGGCGTACTCCTTGGCCACGTACGAATCGAACCACTCCAGCACGGTCGTTTTGCTTTCGGAAGTAAACAGCAACCCGCACTGGCCAATCATCTGCTCCCGCAACTGTTCCATGCCCTTCTCCAACTCCGTGGGCtcaccaccgtcgccatcatcgttgATCAGGTTCAGGCCGAGCTGCATGACGCGGTTTTTGCCGAAAAAGAAGCGCGAATTTTTCCACTGCGTCCGGATTTCCTTCAGTTTGCTATTGCGCATATTTTGGACGGTGAACAGAAACACATTGTCGTACTTTTGCCGGCACTGCTGTATGTCCTCGATGAtctgttgtttgttgctcAACCCCTTGCGGTCCGTCTTGGTGAGGGACACTAAAAGAAACACAGCCCACCAATCATCCTCGTCAGCAATCGTCGTGGCTAGGTTTTTAGGTCAAAATTTACCTTTCTTGTCTCTCTTCGATTTCGGCATCGTGGATTACCGGTAATGTACTTTGGCAACGTGCCTTCTGTTTATCAAACACGCGCTGGCGAATGGTTCAAAAACATGTGAgaacgtttgacgttttaggccttctttttttcttccctgtTTCTATGCCCCGATGAAAATGCCCTTCGTTTCGGTTGTCAAATCGTGCTCATGCCAAATAAGGCTGTGAGACTCACAGCACAGGTTGCTGTCAAATCGCTAAGGGCTGTCAAATATCTGACGAAGATATGTTTCATCGCTTTGTGATACAATTTTATGGTCGAATCGAACgcaaaaaatgttaaaattatAGCTTTTAACATGGCATCTGGCAAATCAGATTGAAATATTGCTCACAGCACTATGGCCACGCGAACGGTCAGCTCACTCGCGACAACACCACGAAATTCGCCTGCTGTGTTTGAACCGGCCTTCGCGGGTTTAAATCAAggatttaaaatatttttaatttaacccTCTCTCTCCAGCACGTGCATAAATAGCGGAAACCAGTTGGCGTTCTTTTGTGACCCGTCGGTTTTTTTCCACAGCGATTCGAATTGCGCATCCCCACGTAACGCAGCATAACACGtagcacggcacggcgttaCGCGGTGAGCATAAATCGGTGGGTTGCGCGAACCGGTGCGAACCATCCACACGAACAAAGCCACTCGCCCCGTAACGTCGTTCGATTGATGGTAAAAACCGCCGATCAGGGAGTGACGAGCTGTGTAAAAAGTAGTGTGTGCCATTATTTTGTACGTTAACTATCGCCTCTTCTTACCAAAAGTAAGTAGAACACCGAACCCACATTCCTAGCTCCCGGAAGCACCCCAAAGTCGTGTCCTTCCGCCGCGTAGAACGATGGACCCGGGCCAGAAAAAAGGCAGCGCGCCGCGTGAAGAAAAATTGGTCCGCGGTGTGACGCATCTAAGAAGGCCCCGTGAGGCGGAGACACacgccgtgtgtgcgcgtgtgtgcgcgcgcctcTGCGGTGTTGTCGGGCAGCCATTTTGAGCGAAAGAGAGTCTCTAACGGGGCACCGCTTTTTTATTGCCGGACCGGGTCAAAAGTCCGGCACATACCGGGGCCTCCCTCCGGGCTGACTTTGGTGCCGACATTTTAGGGATGAAAATCGACCGCATCGTTCCATCCCTCTTTCGGTTGCTCGTTTCGTAGCAACGGCGGAAGTCGCACCCGTGACATGCGTGCGCGGTTGACGGATTTCATTAATCAAGCATCTCGAGCAGGGCTCTCAGGCTCAGCGTTCTGTCGCGTGCTCCTTCTGCATTATCAGACATCGGCCAAACCTTGCCCGTTTCCCCGACTGAAGGCGCAAGGACGGcaatgtttgtgtgtgtatgtgtgcacgtGAATTTATGTTGCTATCCTTGCATTGCCATACGTGGAAAAGGAATCGAACAGTGTGTCCTGTGAACGTGCGTTCCTATGGAAGAATGTGTGCGTCATTGGGAACGACGTGCGCGTGTGATACACTGTGGAAAAATGCAGCCAAGGAAAAGCCCACTGACGTTTCAGCAATCTGCTGATCGTTTTATCTTAAAGAAAATTCCTCTGATATGAAGCGAATGGCACAAGTGATATAAATCGACCCTACGACAATAAATTCGTTAGGAGAGAAAGTCATTTATGCTTCTCCGTATTTTAATGGCCGCATGCTTTCGAACACCCGGTCCCGCCCGGGttgggaaacgggaaaatcgGAATGCCGCGCGCGAGACCGGCCGCTTTTCCACTCTTTCCCACAATGCGGCTCATTGGGGGCCCATCCCGTAGGAGTGAACAGAACGACGGATCTGTTTCTGCCTGCTGCCCACCGCCAGCTGTCTCGCTTTAACGCGGCCCACAGCATGGGCGACTATCTCTTGCGGATAAGATTTTCTAGAACTTTCGTATTGCATGCTAGTGGCCGGTTAAAGAGCGCACACCAGCAGACCACACGCTCGCAAGGCTCCTTATCCTTTTACCGCCTCATTAGTGAGGCCACGGCAAGTAGGCCGCGCGCAACCTTCAGAGTTATGCTGTCTCGCACGCTCGCTCCCTCGCTCTTTTTCTCTGTTGGTTGCATGGCGCACACCTGTGTCATGGAAACGACCGCGATTCCTCCTCCCAATGCGTTAATGCGTTTCTAGTGGGAGAGAgtggtcccccccccccaaccaATCTGCAGTGTGTCCGGTAAACCGGTTTTGTAACCGGCCGCCACTAGATGATATGTTGTAGTGCACCCACCGGAAACGCATCACAAGAGACAGTGAGCAACCATAATTGGCCCCGCACTTaagcaagcgagagagagagagagagcgagtgcgcGTAATCTATTGTGAAGTTGCTCGCTATTACGTTGGTCGAACGCCTGGACGTCGGAGTAGTGTACCTCTCCTATCACCGAATGGGCTAGTGTTGGTCAGCCAACCTCTCCCCGTATCATCTGTTAGGTCTATTCTACTCTGCCGACTTCGATCTAGTCCTCTTTCTCGTGGGGCCGACGCAATCTTTCCTATAACTTTCTTGGCCGTCACGCTTTTCTTGGTCCACATGTTTCAATCACACCTCCATTTGTTCCGAGAGGTCCTCCGTCACTATCTTGCCCTCTAATCGATTAGCGGGGGGAGGTAACGGAGACCCGTATGGAGCAGTTGATTAGAGATGGTGGTAAAAAGCACGCTTCTAACGCTGTCGTGTTCCGTGGCTCGGGGACGCTGCTGACTACTCGCGGTTCGCGGTCGACTTGTAAACGGACACACCAAGCGGAGGCCGCACACCATACCGACAGCCAGTGGCGCAGTGGTGGTGtggctgcgtgcgtgcggtcACCATAAATGCACGGCCCGGTTCTGCTGTTGCTCCATCTGGCGGATGTGACAGATGTGTGGATGTGTCTCAGATATCTATATATGAGTAATTGCTAGAACATTTTCAAGGCTAATTCGATTCCGAAGGTGGACGACGAGGCGCGGCTAGAAACAATAAAGAAGCATGCACGGCACGGAGCCGTGGGCACTGTGTCCGCACGGAGTGTGCCCACACACGGGTGGGGAGATACAGCTCTACACATTCTACACGttgaaagaaaactaattGGAGATCGTTTCAATAAAGGACACGCAATACGCGGAACAGGTCAGAGCGGAACTACTGCGTCCTTGATCTCCTAACACGCCCAGCGTAAGGAGAAAAACGAGAACGACGATATGATAAGCCGTATGATCGCCCCGGTTTATGTTGTCCCTTCTAACATCATCTTATCTCAATGCGGACCCGCCTGTGTTgctgctcagcagcagcatccgcttATCGGCATCATAAAAAGGGTGCTTCTTTTCGTGCTCACCCAACTACGAAGCCCAGCACTGTGTCAGGGGAGCAATTTTTGTCATGCTTCACGGTGCCtaattttgccttttttgtacGGTTTAAATTAGGTGCGATGGCTTCTGAAAGCTACAGTTCCTAGATCAACCCGGTTTTGGGCTGCAAGAGGAAGGCGAGAAGGAGTAATTACAGTGTAAAACGAGATCCCCAGATCCCGGTCTTGGTGTGTGAAGATAGTTGAGCTGAAGATAACACTCATGACGTTGGGGGTTGTTTACTATGCCACAATTCTCCCCTGTCCCAGACATTTTATTTCCCTGAGATAAGATATAAGATGCTTGAATGGAAGTGCTTCGTAAAACACATTTCTGGCGCACTAGTGAGTGGGTACAAGTTTTCGGACGTAGACCACTGTTGGAAAATAACTTCATACTTCTGTGGCCAATTGtcgtggtgtggtgcatcatgaatGGCCTTCGAAAtggccaaactgtcaacaaacaATACTGTTTGGGTGTTATGCGTCGTTTGCGTCATGCTGTGAGTCAAACCTGACCGGATttttgtggagagacaattcttggaCAATTCTttcaacaggaaaaaaaaacgttggaacaaatgttttgcaatgaatttacaacaaaaattttaattataagcGAGTTCCCGATATTTTTTCGCCACAATAGTATCCCTGTTTTATTGTGTCCAGGGCGACGATTGCATAATCTTTTGGACGATTCCTTTTGCACGAATTAGGCCACGGCGCGGAagctccggcggcggtggtctcTTGAGGAGGCAGTAGAAGGATGCAGAAGAATTGAAGTTCCGCTGTGTTGCATCACACGGGGCCGGGTAGACACGTGGCCTCTCGAAGCTGGCAGCAGCTGTACCGCAGGCCACAGAAATGCTGCTTTCCTGGCTCCTGTGTGAGCAGGCGAGAgacccgaaccggaaaaatCGGATGGATAATCGGAAAACTGATGTGTGTCCGCGCTAGAATATCCCCGTCGTCGTATCCTTGACAAAATGGGAACTATTTTTAGCCATCGGATAATCCCTGGATCCGCCATGTCACTTTCGAAGAACTGGATGTACGCGGTACACCGCAACATCATATCATCGGCGCAGGCAGGGCTATATTATCCCCAGCATCACGCCAGAGGTACCACCACCCATTATTGTGCTTGTAATGAAAATCACAACATCGTGTTCAGAGTTTAGCGGGTTCGCCTTTTGTTCGGCTGGTGTTTGCCCGCAGGGCACCTACCACCGTCCGAGGAGGAAAGCCAAGGTCTTTTCCACCAAGGAAGAAGGCTGCTGCTCCACGGCGCGGCAGCGCACCGTCTTCGATTCTCACCAGGAAGGTGTCTCTCCTGGTGCCTAATGACCGCGCCGCCGCAGTAGAGCCATCACCTTCACCCCGTCCgtcgtgtggtgtggtttgCCCCGTACCTGGGTGATGGTGTCGCCTATTGGGGTccagccagcaacagcaaccgacCTCTGGTTATCGCTTCCAACTGGCTTTCGTGGTGGGATCTATCGCATTCGCGTCTACTAAAACGGAGCGCACTAATTGGTAGTCAACTAACTCTCGTGTACACAGGTCCGGCGCGCACGGTACACAAGACAAGAGATTAATGATGATTCCGGACGGCGGAAGATTCGATTCTCCTCGCCGTATTTTTAGGATTTCGCGCAAATCGCGGTCCCTGTGCTTATGGAGGGTGCTCCGTTCGCTACTTGCGTGTCCTTTTAATAATGGGATAAACAAGAGCCCCCTGGCCAGCCATTTGTGTGTCCTGTTCCTGTCTTCAGGCCAATGGTCCGTTCGAAAAAGCCTCGCGAGAAATTCTCAACTCGTTCCCTCGACGGAGGTGTGAagacgaccacgacgacgacggatcgCGGCGGAAGCCGCCGTCGCGTGGTCGTCGTCTCTCGGGCGGCGGGTTTTTGCGCATGTGCCACCCCGCTCGTGCCTGCTATCGCTGCCCGCCCTCggacacagacagacacacgcgcacacacgcgcgcgcacgaaCGCCGCTCACGTTCGGTTGCATGTGCGCCGCGCCTTCCTATGACGAGCGGACGCGGCTCAAATTCGGTCTCCGGTCGCGCGGCATCCGATGCCCAGCAGCAACGTTCTTGTTGGGCCGTTTGTATGTGTACGTGTGCAAAAGAGAGACACTTCGAACACGATGGCCTAACACACAGGGGACCgcgaaagcgagagcgagagagagagactgggTGGCCGCCAGCGAGGGGGCCGCGCAGTAGCGGCGCAGGAGCGCCTTGGTTGTCGGTATTTTTGAACCGACCAACCAACGGGGACCAAGcacgacacggcggcggccgatcgaCCAGATTCAGTCCCGGAGTTCGTGCGAGCTTTTCACGACGTGCGTATTCGTGTGCCACCCAGAGTAGGTGCGTTTGTTACGTTGCCCGTGCTGCTGGTTCCCCGTGTGTGCCATTAGTGAGTAGGGTTTGTTGGACGAAAaattggttgttgttgttgttgggtggaGCGGTGATTCTCGGTGTCTCGGATTCTCTTTCGGTTCTTGGTGGCAGACGACGGGTTGGACGGGTACCGGATCAGATCGGACCGCCAGACGGGAAAAGGCGTGTCGTGTGGGGGAACTGAGGCGCGGGGTAcagattttctttccccgccGCTGTGTGTTTTACTATTCTTCGGATGGGCGGAAAACTTGGTTCTTGAACAAATCGCCCCGTTGTTTGCTCTTAGAGAATGCAGAGTGTCCGTGCGAGTGTGTCTGTGAGAGTGTGTGGTGCCTCATTGATTTTTCCTCATCCGGCCATCgagaggacgacgacgatgggcaAAAAGCGAAGGAAGATATATttaatgatgctgctgctggctgactggcgggCGGGTGGATGGGTCGGCAGAGACCGCGCGCGGCGCTGGTTCATACTTTTTTATAGACAGGAAAAAGCCATTTTTGAACGCCGGTGTGCCGTCGCTGCCGGTCCCCCCCCTTCCGCCCACAGCGCGGTATGTGGTGTGGCGTGTTCCCTGAAAACGCATAAAATTCCGTCACACAACCACGCGCGCCGCACGCCACGACATTCACACCATTGGGGcggaagaaaataattaagAATACTATTTTCACATAATGATGGCAGGCGACGGGCGGAAGGCGTgatgctgcgctgctgtcTCCGCAGTGCCACGGCACGACATCGTGAACTTCTCATGTCGCCATGCCGCCCAAGATGGTTGGGCTCTAGCCCTACTGCTTCCTTTATAGTGCGTGATGACCTGTCCATGATGATCACTTGCCCCATCGTTGCTTATCTACTgtcctgcgtgtgtgcgtggttaAAAAGGAGCTGAAAGGCTTCCAACGAGGCGGTCCTGTGATACCaaagtcctttttttgtgctggcCCCCAACAACGCCACGCGAACAAATCGATAATCAACTCTccaccgaaatcgaagcaatcgatcaacaattttctttttcattgcccgtgctctctctctctctctccatctctctctctcgctcgctcctgAGCAAGAGTCGACGATTTCATTAAAGTAGTGGTTACGAGGATACGTGCGCATCACTGTGTATGTGCTAGTATAAGgtgaaggaaggaagaagtCGAGAAGAGACTTTTCAATTAGTAGGCGGTGGTGAATATGGTGAAAATCTCTTAGTGGTGTATGGtggcccccccaccccgggcAATGAGGATATTTTTCTTGCTgagcgaaaattaaaaaatgctATTCAGAAAAAatggatcgtcgtcgttgccgcgGGGCTCGGATTACCAGTGATCGGCATTTAATGAGAGAGACATTCCAAAAAGAGAGAGTCCCCCTTGGTAGAATTACGAACAAACACCACGCACTTTGTTCGTTGCACAGGGAGCGGTGCTTATTTTAGAAagattgaaaattgtttgtttttctacgCCACGAAGCATGTTTCATAAACGCAGTAAATACGAAACGAACCCATTTTAAAAGTTCGCACCTGGAACTTTCAATCTGAATCCTTCCGCACCCGCGCGCGTATGTGTTTTATGGCACATTTTGTGAACCGAATGACTAAAGCAATCGGCTGAGAGAACCAATCCCTCACAACGAGCAAGGACGACTAGTTTTATGAGAGAGAAGAAAtggagacagagagagagggaggttTTGATGTTATGGCGACGGTAAAGCAACATGACGTAAAACTATCCGctatttttccctttttgaaCGACTGGAACCTGGCTAGAGTAGTAGGCCTAGAGCAGCAAAGCACCCCAGGAATGGCCGAAGGAAACCAGTCGCGCACCAGTCTGAGGGCCATTCTCCGGATGGGTTTTGGTTTCCGCCTTTCTGGCATTCATTAGCCGGGTGTAGGGGTATTAGTATGTGGGGTACGTAAGAAACTTTTCCCGGAAAGACACACGCCGAACGTGATCCGGTACGCGATGGAGCAGCATGGTGTGGCAGGTGACCTCACACGGCAAGGGCACTTGTGCGGGGGGACGCGTAGGTATGCAAAATCTCTCTTTGCACACATGATTAGGTGTTGACGAAAGCTGATGACTCACCGTTCAAGCAAGAGAAAAACCAGATGTCCAGCAGTCCAGTCGATTCGAAACAAATCCCACGGGGGGCCCCGGTCGACGAAGCAGGCGAGCACCACCACTTCTATCTCACTCAAGGTCACCAATCGGGAGAAGTTTTTTGCAAAATTGTTTAACGCTAAGATCCTAGCAATGGaaccaaccaatcaaccaTACCATGCCGAGTGGAAATCGGTGTCACACTCTATTTGCATTTCCCATGGCTTACGAACATGAAAAATGCGTCAGCCCCCCGGCACTGCTGATTTCAAAGATGGTTCACTTTTAAGGAGGCGCAACAGCTCACCGGGAGATGATTAACAAACATATACAAcatagagagcgagagagagaattaaaaaaaaaacgttattttcgtt
The nucleotide sequence above comes from Anopheles bellator chromosome 1, idAnoBellAS_SP24_06.2, whole genome shotgun sequence. Encoded proteins:
- the LOC131208381 gene encoding mRNA turnover protein 4 homolog; the protein is MPKSKRDKKVSLTKTDRKGLSNKQQIIEDIQQCRQKYDNVFLFTVQNMRNSKLKEIRTQWKNSRFFFGKNRVMQLGLNLINDDGDGGEPTELEKGMEQLREQMIGQCGLLFTSESKTTVLEWFDSYVAKEYARSGFRATKTVKLKAGPLEEFSHAIEPHLRSLGMPTKLDRGVVTLYKEYKVCEKDKLLSPEQARILKLLGKPLAKFKVIVNCCYTAKDGFEEINKRDIEVRQKTKKPTGKASAKKPTADAMDDDDDDEGMELEMDEDEDEEDEEDEEDEEDEEDGEA